A region of Candidatus Woesearchaeota archaeon DNA encodes the following proteins:
- a CDS encoding NUDIX domain-containing protein, whose protein sequence is MIQQIGVKAIIEKDNKILLLKRSEKYEHLSDCWDIPGGRINFGEEPEEGLRREIKEETGLQLKEIKQILDASTVFKNEERHIVRITYLCTVEEGVANFSHEHTHIEWIPKEKIKELEYKDTLLKKIIEEYF, encoded by the coding sequence ATGATCCAACAAATAGGAGTCAAAGCAATTATCGAGAAAGACAACAAAATCCTCTTATTAAAACGCTCAGAGAAATACGAACACTTAAGTGATTGCTGGGACATCCCTGGCGGCAGAATTAATTTTGGCGAAGAGCCAGAAGAAGGATTAAGAAGAGAAATCAAAGAAGAAACTGGACTCCAACTCAAAGAAATAAAGCAAATTCTTGATGCGTCAACAGTCTTCAAGAATGAAGAAAGACATATTGTAAGAATCACCTATCTTTGTACAGTAGAAGAAGGAGTTGCAAATTTCAGTCATGAACACACACACATCGAATGGATTCCAAAAGAAAAAATAAAGGAGTTGGAGTATAAAGACACACTTTTAAAAAAGATTATTGAAGAATATTTCTAA